Proteins found in one Paenibacillus sp. FSL R10-2782 genomic segment:
- a CDS encoding DsbA family oxidoreductase: MNIEVWSDYMCPFCYIGKRRLEQVVKQFPHHDEVKLTFKSFELNPDAVKDSGKTINEELSAKYGVSLQEAQAMNDRMNENARSAGLEYNIHAMVPTNSLDAHRLTLWAQTQGKMLELSERLFQAVFIEGKHTGDPEVLAALAAEVGLDRDEAAAVLASDHYTDEVRADEAEGAGLGVRGVPFFVFDRKFAVSGAQPDEVFHNALQKAWDERSPFTMVSASSSADDTGGVCTDDGCELPRRKN, from the coding sequence ATGAATATCGAAGTTTGGTCTGATTATATGTGTCCGTTCTGTTATATCGGCAAACGCCGTTTGGAACAAGTAGTGAAGCAATTCCCGCACCATGATGAGGTGAAATTGACATTTAAGAGCTTTGAGCTGAACCCGGACGCTGTAAAAGATAGTGGTAAAACGATCAATGAAGAGCTGTCGGCCAAATATGGCGTCAGTCTGCAAGAGGCTCAGGCTATGAATGATCGTATGAACGAAAATGCACGCTCGGCGGGTCTGGAGTACAATATTCATGCGATGGTGCCAACCAACTCGCTGGATGCCCACCGCTTAACGCTTTGGGCTCAAACACAAGGCAAAATGCTGGAGCTGAGCGAGCGCTTATTCCAGGCTGTGTTCATAGAAGGCAAGCATACAGGTGACCCTGAAGTGCTGGCGGCGCTGGCTGCCGAGGTTGGCCTGGATCGAGACGAAGCCGCTGCTGTGCTGGCCAGTGATCACTATACGGATGAAGTTAGAGCCGATGAAGCCGAGGGTGCTGGGTTGGGCGTTCGGGGTGTGCCGTTCTTTGTTTTTGATCGTAAATTTGCTGTTTCGGGCGCTCAGCCGGACGAGGTATTCCATAATGCTCTGCAAAAAGCATGGGATGAACGCTCTCCGTTCACGATGGTAAGCGCAAGCTCCTCCGCAGACGATACAGGTGGTGTATGCACCGACGACGGTTGTGAGCTTCCACGCCGCAAGAACTGA
- a CDS encoding LacI family DNA-binding transcriptional regulator, with protein MTTIKQVASYAGVSVATVSRVINETGYVHEDTRRKVEAAVKQLNYKPNEVARSLYKKKSKLIGLLLPDITNPYFPLLARGVEDRMQENDFRIIFGNSDEDRQKELDYMDTFIQNNVVGVISSTNDPNADCYAKLKIPVVFLDRTSNDSPSVYADGAHGGRLAAQEIIARGSKQITVLQGPAHIRPAQDRFRGAVEELQQSNIAYHVVKTTSFSFKEAELWAKELFNKHPDTDGVIASNDIVATAVMHEAHRLGKKIPGDVQIIGFDDIPLSSLLFPPLSTIRQPAYEMGWEAAGLLIQLIEQSQATKSSIPNLHSSILTHSSIQLPVKFIERETTRKVDYHG; from the coding sequence ATGACAACAATTAAACAGGTCGCCAGCTATGCAGGCGTTTCCGTAGCGACTGTATCCAGAGTTATTAATGAAACGGGATATGTGCATGAGGATACACGCCGCAAGGTTGAGGCCGCTGTTAAGCAACTAAATTATAAACCCAACGAAGTTGCTCGTTCTCTGTACAAAAAGAAATCCAAATTAATCGGTCTGCTTCTGCCGGATATTACAAATCCATACTTTCCCTTGCTAGCTCGTGGAGTGGAGGATCGAATGCAGGAAAATGATTTTCGAATTATTTTTGGCAATAGTGATGAGGATCGGCAAAAAGAACTGGATTACATGGATACCTTTATACAAAATAATGTCGTTGGCGTCATTTCATCTACAAATGATCCCAATGCTGATTGCTACGCCAAGCTGAAAATCCCTGTCGTTTTTCTTGATCGAACTTCCAATGATAGCCCCTCCGTATACGCCGATGGTGCTCATGGCGGTCGACTTGCAGCGCAGGAAATCATTGCCCGTGGTAGTAAACAAATTACGGTCTTGCAAGGCCCGGCACATATTCGTCCGGCGCAGGATCGTTTTCGCGGAGCGGTTGAAGAGCTTCAGCAATCGAATATTGCTTATCATGTCGTCAAGACAACGTCCTTTTCGTTCAAGGAAGCTGAGCTGTGGGCCAAAGAGCTGTTCAACAAGCATCCTGATACGGACGGAGTCATTGCGAGTAACGATATTGTGGCTACAGCGGTGATGCATGAGGCACATCGATTAGGAAAGAAAATCCCGGGGGATGTTCAGATTATCGGGTTTGATGATATACCGTTAAGCAGTTTGTTATTCCCGCCATTGTCAACGATCCGTCAGCCTGCCTACGAAATGGGTTGGGAAGCAGCAGGATTGCTGATTCAACTGATTGAGCAGTCACAAGCTACAAAGTCAAGCATACCTAATCTTCATTCGAGTATACTTACCCATTCAAGCATACAATTGCCCGTCAAATTCATTGAACGGGAAACGACCAGAAAGGTGGATTATCATGGCTAA
- a CDS encoding AEC family transporter, with product MFGTILLDVVLPIFVLIGFGCIMQYYFRLDLYTLAKINFYYITPAVVFTGLYNSEISLLLMGEVSLFYALYIAILYVISTTVARSLKYSPGMRGAFTNSVMLDNSGNYGLPINQLVFKGDPLATSVQALIMTFQSFVTFTYGTFVVQNGKADTRKILINFLKMPVPYALVLGLLLNLLHSPLPNLLAEPLNYISQSMVAVALLTLGAQIVQYPFRLRRTAVYISMVLRLIAGPAVGFLLVLLLGLKGIPAQALLIASGMPTGVNTSILAEEYKNEPDFAAQTVLLSTIVNVITMTLLISASRYLV from the coding sequence ATGTTCGGCACCATTCTTTTGGACGTGGTTTTACCTATTTTTGTACTCATCGGTTTTGGTTGTATCATGCAATATTATTTTCGACTGGATTTGTATACTTTAGCTAAGATCAATTTTTACTATATTACCCCTGCGGTTGTGTTTACCGGACTGTATAATTCGGAAATTTCGTTATTGCTTATGGGTGAGGTTTCTCTTTTTTATGCCTTGTACATAGCCATTCTGTACGTCATCAGTACGACTGTTGCCAGATCTCTAAAATACAGTCCCGGAATGCGGGGAGCTTTTACAAACAGTGTCATGCTTGATAATTCGGGGAATTACGGTCTGCCGATCAATCAGTTAGTATTCAAAGGTGATCCGCTGGCTACGTCCGTTCAAGCACTGATTATGACCTTTCAAAGCTTTGTCACCTTTACATACGGTACCTTTGTTGTACAGAACGGTAAGGCCGACACTCGAAAAATTCTGATTAATTTTTTGAAAATGCCGGTTCCTTATGCCCTCGTGCTGGGCTTGCTGCTAAATCTGTTACACAGTCCATTGCCCAATTTACTGGCAGAGCCATTGAATTATATCAGCCAGTCAATGGTTGCCGTTGCTCTGCTTACCTTGGGAGCGCAAATTGTGCAATATCCCTTTCGTCTGCGGCGTACAGCCGTGTATATCAGTATGGTGCTGCGTCTGATTGCCGGTCCTGCGGTCGGTTTTCTACTCGTACTCCTGCTCGGGCTTAAAGGGATTCCAGCTCAAGCCCTGCTGATTGCCTCTGGTATGCCTACCGGTGTTAATACAAGTATTTTAGCCGAGGAATATAAAAATGAACCCGATTTCGCAGCTCAAACGGTACTGCTCTCAACCATTGTGAATGTCATTACGATGACGCTGTTGATTTCAGCATCCCGGTACCTTGTTTGA
- a CDS encoding ABC transporter ATP-binding protein: MSSLLEIEHLSVDFHTKKGLLQALDNVSLTIGAGETVCLVGESGSGKTITSKAIMRLIDYENGRIAQGQIWLKGIDLTVLSQQELRSLRGKKMAMVFQEPMAAFDPVYTIGYQLLEIIMEHDRKERKQAWAHAVHLLNRVGIPEPEIRMKQYPGELSGGMLQRAMIAMALSCGPELLIADEPTTALDVTIQSQILQLLQELKAEFNMSILLITHDLGIAAEVADRIVVMYAGRVVEQAATEELFELPLHPYTRGLLSSVATLDTDRSSKLFSIPGAIPSLSALPSGCLFHPRCPHATDQCKNEAPPLATEDGREVACWHSKQLAAYGDWRISELSVEGRVPADAVEEAAEVKKEVTYVSAVDGIMVNGDGLQVKESVISNVTVTDTGQNKQDLFRVDGLRKYYPVKRSFPGRAGASIRAVDDVSFSIRQGETFGLVGESGSGKSTLGRLLMQLERPTSGQVWFQDRELTKLGNSELRAARRDMQMIFQDPYGSLDPRWNVGDIIGEPLAVHEGLSGKAKRERVEELLSSVGLSPSLITRFPHEFSGGQRQRIGIARAIALQPQFILADEAVSALDVSVQAQIVNLLQDLQRKLDTTYLFIAHGLHIVRHISDRIGVMYLGKLVEIAPSEELFRHPAHPYTRGLVASIPNPNPKNRRGQITVQGEIPSPAKPPSGCRFHTRCPLATSRCREEAPELTAIGTGHYAACHYPA; the protein is encoded by the coding sequence TTGTCATCATTGCTGGAGATTGAACATTTGTCGGTCGATTTTCACACTAAAAAAGGTTTGCTGCAAGCACTCGACAACGTATCGCTGACGATCGGGGCGGGGGAAACGGTCTGCCTCGTTGGTGAATCTGGTAGCGGAAAAACGATTACCTCCAAGGCGATTATGCGGCTGATCGATTATGAGAACGGACGAATTGCCCAAGGGCAAATATGGTTGAAGGGCATAGATTTGACCGTTTTATCGCAGCAGGAATTACGTTCACTTCGCGGCAAAAAGATGGCGATGGTATTTCAGGAGCCGATGGCGGCGTTTGATCCGGTGTACACTATTGGATATCAGCTGCTGGAAATCATTATGGAGCATGATCGGAAGGAACGGAAGCAAGCGTGGGCTCATGCGGTTCATTTGCTAAACAGAGTAGGGATTCCCGAGCCGGAAATCCGTATGAAGCAGTACCCCGGAGAGCTGTCTGGCGGGATGCTGCAACGGGCGATGATTGCGATGGCGCTGTCATGTGGCCCTGAGCTGCTGATTGCGGATGAACCGACGACGGCGCTGGATGTAACGATTCAATCCCAAATTTTGCAGTTGCTTCAGGAATTAAAGGCGGAATTCAACATGTCGATTCTGTTGATTACGCATGATTTGGGTATTGCGGCGGAGGTTGCGGATCGAATTGTTGTAATGTATGCCGGGCGAGTCGTGGAGCAGGCCGCAACGGAAGAGCTGTTCGAGCTACCGTTGCACCCGTACACAAGAGGTTTGCTTAGTTCGGTGGCAACGCTGGATACAGATCGAAGCAGCAAGCTGTTTTCGATCCCGGGGGCCATCCCCAGCCTGAGTGCGTTGCCGTCTGGCTGCTTGTTTCACCCGCGTTGCCCGCATGCGACGGATCAATGCAAAAACGAAGCGCCTCCGTTAGCTACCGAGGATGGACGAGAGGTAGCCTGCTGGCATTCGAAGCAGTTGGCTGCGTACGGTGATTGGCGTATTTCAGAGCTATCGGTGGAAGGGCGAGTCCCGGCAGATGCTGTTGAAGAAGCGGCAGAAGTAAAGAAAGAAGTGACGTACGTATCTGCTGTTGATGGGATCATGGTGAACGGTGATGGCTTACAGGTAAAGGAATCTGTAATATCCAATGTAACTGTCACGGACACCGGGCAGAACAAGCAGGATTTGTTTCGGGTGGATGGACTTCGCAAGTATTATCCGGTGAAAAGAAGCTTTCCCGGTCGGGCAGGTGCTTCCATCCGGGCGGTGGATGATGTATCATTTTCAATCCGGCAGGGTGAAACCTTTGGACTGGTCGGTGAATCTGGCAGCGGTAAATCTACCTTAGGCCGTCTTCTGATGCAGTTGGAACGCCCAACCTCAGGGCAGGTATGGTTTCAGGATCGGGAGCTGACAAAGTTAGGGAATTCCGAATTGCGAGCTGCACGCCGTGATATGCAGATGATTTTTCAAGACCCTTACGGATCACTTGATCCGCGTTGGAATGTGGGGGACATTATCGGTGAACCGCTCGCGGTTCATGAAGGGCTGAGTGGCAAGGCCAAACGGGAACGGGTTGAGGAACTGCTAAGTTCAGTCGGATTGTCTCCTTCGCTGATCACGCGGTTTCCGCATGAATTTTCGGGAGGGCAGCGCCAGCGGATCGGGATTGCCCGTGCAATTGCGCTGCAACCGCAGTTTATTTTGGCGGATGAGGCAGTGTCGGCTTTGGATGTTTCCGTTCAGGCGCAAATTGTCAATCTGCTTCAGGATTTACAGCGTAAGCTGGATACGACCTATTTGTTTATCGCGCACGGGTTGCACATCGTTCGGCATATATCGGACCGGATTGGGGTCATGTACTTGGGTAAGCTCGTAGAAATTGCGCCAAGCGAGGAGCTTTTCCGGCATCCGGCACATCCCTATACCCGAGGGCTTGTTGCTTCCATCCCCAATCCGAATCCGAAAAACCGACGGGGACAGATTACGGTACAAGGTGAGATTCCTTCGCCTGCGAAGCCGCCGTCCGGCTGTCGTTTTCATACCCGCTGTCCACTGGCGACCTCGCGTTGCCGTGAGGAAGCACCGGAACTGACAGCGATTGGCACAGGACATTATGCCGCTTGTCACTACCCTGCCTAA
- a CDS encoding X2-like carbohydrate binding domain-containing protein, translating into MTKAKGRFRIACLALVVAGASWTGLITPSHAAAPSDEYTWKSVVTGGGGGFVPGIIFNEKEKNLIYARTDIGGAYRWNPADESWIPLTDSVGWEDWNKNGVDALATDPVDPNRVYIATGTYTNSWDKQNGQIMRSTDRGNTWQTTKLPFKVGGNMPGRSMGERLTIDPNKNNILFFGARSGNGLWKSSDYGATWSKVSSFPNPGTYVQDPSNEYTSDIVGLAWITFDKKTGSASKATQTIYVGVADKKQSVYRSTDGGTTWSAVAGQPTGYLSHHGVLSSDGNLYISYSDGAGPYDGTKGDVWKLNTASGQWTNISPVASSSTDNYFGYGGLTVDAQKPGTLMVATLNSWWPDATIYRSTDSGATWSPIWEFDGYPTRKLKYNLDITAAPWLTFNTNPAPPEVSPKLGWMIGDLEIDPFNSDHMLYGTGATIYGSKNVTNWDKGGKLDISVAAKGVEETAILDLVSPPTGAPLVSALGDVSGFRHDDLFKAPAKMLDNPTFTSSESIDYAELNPAFMARVGKADYQKDPNAKSIGFSNDGGANWYKANSEPSGTVGGGSIAVAADGNGLLWSTSDKGVYYSKTGGNSWTASTGIPANAKIASDRVNSNKYYAFANGKIYVSTNGGVSFTASAVSGLPTEGNADIDAVRGAEGDVWFAGGSEDGGPYGLWHSKDSGVTFSKFANVQEADFVGFGKAAQNRTNATVFIVGKIDGTRGFYRSDDAGANWVRINDDKHQYARVTTIIGDPRVYGRAYLGTNGRGILVADRVGGDQPSAGDSSITPTTATYGQDNANTDISVKLTLNGNTLDAIQQGSVVLKKGEDYTLDGETVTFSNKYLSKLPKGDTALMFHFNAGSDVLFTVTVKENIPSEPGTEQGVLKVQTFNGNVSETSNTISSKFKITNTGTSSVSLANVTLRYYYTINGEKSQNFFADWSSVGPENVIASFKTLSNPKPGADSYVEMGFKPGAGSLNPGQSVELQTRVSKTDWSNYTQTDDYSFDATATSLKDSTRVTAYLSGSKQWGIEP; encoded by the coding sequence TTGACTAAGGCAAAAGGCAGGTTTAGGATCGCGTGTTTGGCGCTTGTGGTAGCGGGCGCTTCCTGGACAGGGTTGATAACGCCGTCACATGCTGCCGCTCCAAGTGATGAGTACACCTGGAAGAGTGTGGTCACGGGTGGCGGTGGCGGTTTTGTGCCAGGTATCATTTTTAATGAGAAGGAAAAAAATCTGATCTATGCCCGTACGGATATCGGAGGTGCTTACCGCTGGAATCCTGCTGACGAGAGCTGGATTCCGTTGACGGATTCTGTGGGTTGGGAAGATTGGAACAAAAATGGCGTAGATGCGTTGGCGACCGATCCTGTTGATCCGAATCGTGTATATATAGCTACAGGTACGTATACCAATTCCTGGGACAAGCAAAATGGGCAGATTATGCGGTCGACCGACAGGGGCAATACGTGGCAGACAACGAAGCTTCCTTTTAAGGTGGGAGGCAATATGCCAGGACGCTCGATGGGTGAACGTCTGACGATTGATCCCAATAAGAACAATATTTTGTTCTTCGGGGCACGGAGCGGCAATGGATTATGGAAAAGCTCGGATTATGGGGCAACCTGGAGCAAGGTGAGCAGCTTCCCGAATCCAGGCACGTATGTACAGGACCCTTCCAATGAGTACACCAGTGATATCGTCGGTTTAGCCTGGATTACGTTTGACAAAAAGACGGGCTCTGCCAGTAAAGCAACACAGACGATCTATGTAGGTGTTGCGGATAAAAAGCAAAGTGTCTATCGCAGTACAGATGGGGGGACGACCTGGTCCGCTGTAGCAGGACAACCAACGGGCTATTTGTCGCATCATGGGGTGTTATCGTCAGATGGTAATTTGTACATCTCGTATAGCGATGGAGCAGGTCCATATGACGGGACAAAGGGTGATGTGTGGAAATTGAATACAGCCAGCGGTCAATGGACCAATATAAGTCCTGTTGCCAGTAGCAGCACGGACAATTATTTTGGATATGGTGGACTGACAGTAGATGCGCAGAAACCGGGTACTCTGATGGTGGCTACGCTGAATTCCTGGTGGCCGGATGCAACGATTTATCGCAGCACCGACAGCGGGGCAACCTGGAGCCCTATTTGGGAATTCGATGGTTATCCAACTCGCAAGCTGAAATATAATTTGGATATAACAGCTGCACCTTGGCTGACTTTCAATACCAACCCTGCTCCGCCGGAAGTATCGCCTAAGCTGGGCTGGATGATCGGGGATCTGGAGATTGATCCATTTAATTCAGACCATATGTTATACGGCACAGGAGCTACGATTTACGGCTCCAAAAATGTGACGAACTGGGACAAGGGTGGTAAGCTGGACATTTCGGTAGCAGCTAAGGGGGTAGAGGAAACGGCGATTTTGGATCTTGTAAGCCCTCCAACCGGTGCACCTTTGGTGAGCGCATTAGGGGATGTCTCCGGTTTCAGACATGACGATCTGTTCAAGGCTCCCGCTAAAATGCTGGATAATCCCACTTTTACAAGCAGTGAAAGTATCGATTATGCTGAACTGAATCCAGCCTTTATGGCGCGGGTAGGCAAAGCCGATTACCAAAAGGATCCGAATGCCAAATCCATCGGCTTCTCCAATGATGGCGGAGCAAACTGGTATAAAGCGAACAGCGAACCTTCCGGCACAGTAGGAGGGGGAAGCATAGCTGTTGCGGCAGATGGTAATGGCTTGCTTTGGAGCACCTCGGACAAAGGTGTATATTACTCCAAAACAGGCGGCAACTCATGGACCGCAAGTACAGGTATTCCAGCGAACGCGAAGATTGCCTCGGATCGGGTGAATTCTAACAAATACTATGCGTTCGCCAACGGAAAAATATATGTCAGCACCAATGGAGGCGTATCGTTCACAGCTTCCGCGGTATCAGGCTTACCAACGGAAGGTAATGCCGATATTGATGCAGTACGTGGAGCAGAAGGGGATGTATGGTTCGCTGGAGGCTCTGAGGATGGAGGGCCATACGGCTTGTGGCATTCCAAGGATTCCGGCGTTACGTTCAGCAAGTTCGCTAATGTGCAGGAGGCAGACTTTGTAGGCTTTGGTAAAGCAGCACAGAATCGTACCAATGCAACTGTATTCATCGTTGGTAAAATCGACGGTACACGCGGATTTTACCGTTCGGACGATGCTGGCGCAAACTGGGTACGCATTAATGACGACAAGCATCAATATGCACGGGTGACGACCATTATCGGTGACCCCCGAGTTTATGGGCGTGCTTATCTGGGAACAAATGGCCGCGGTATTCTGGTGGCAGATCGAGTGGGAGGTGATCAACCATCTGCAGGTGATTCTAGCATTACGCCGACGACTGCAACCTATGGACAGGATAACGCAAATACCGATATTTCCGTCAAGCTTACACTGAACGGTAATACGTTAGACGCCATCCAGCAGGGCAGCGTGGTACTGAAAAAAGGTGAAGATTATACGCTCGATGGCGAAACGGTTACCTTCTCCAATAAGTATTTGTCTAAACTCCCTAAAGGAGACACAGCGTTAATGTTTCATTTTAATGCAGGTAGCGATGTGCTGTTCACGGTGACAGTAAAGGAAAATATACCAAGCGAGCCGGGAACAGAACAGGGTGTTCTCAAGGTACAGACCTTCAATGGGAATGTATCCGAAACAAGTAATACGATCAGCTCCAAGTTTAAAATTACGAATACAGGAACCTCATCCGTTTCCCTTGCGAATGTGACGCTACGTTATTATTACACTATAAATGGGGAGAAGTCCCAAAATTTCTTCGCAGATTGGTCAAGCGTTGGTCCTGAGAATGTGATTGCCAGCTTCAAAACACTGTCCAATCCAAAACCGGGAGCAGATTCTTATGTGGAAATGGGCTTTAAGCCAGGGGCGGGTTCTTTAAATCCCGGTCAAAGTGTGGAGCTACAAACGAGGGTATCCAAAACGGACTGGAGCAATTACACCCAAACCGATGATTATTCCTTTGACGCCACAGCAACCAGTTTAAAAGATTCCACTAGGGTAACTGCTTACTTGTCTGGAAGCAAGCAATGGGGAATAGAGCCGTAA
- a CDS encoding M20 family metallopeptidase, whose protein sequence is MLEKWVQELKDGEQELIAWRRHLHQHPELSFEETNTSAFIADQLRSFGIEIRTNVGGNGVLGFLDGGQPGRTIAFRADFDALPIQDEKDAPYKSAVPGVMHACGHDGHTAALLGVARVLSNNRKALKGKLVFIFQHAEEKPPGGAKFMIEDGCLDGVEAVYGIHLASEIPLGKIGLKSGPAMAAVDAFTIQINGKGGHGARPHQTVDSIVIGSQIVNGLQQVVSRRVDPIESAVLTIGVFQAGTAFNVIADKAKIEGTVRTFNKEVRKEVENEIRSIVKGLTEAYHAGYEIDYLNGYPSLVNAEAETERVRELVCRLYGADAFLDLKPVMGAEDFAYYLEQRPGAFIHVGARNEDERTHYAHHHPHFDFDERALLVSGHIFLALALQYLQ, encoded by the coding sequence ATGCTAGAGAAATGGGTCCAGGAATTAAAAGATGGTGAGCAAGAGCTGATTGCGTGGAGAAGACATCTGCATCAGCATCCCGAGCTTTCTTTTGAAGAAACGAATACGTCTGCATTTATAGCCGATCAATTGCGCTCTTTTGGTATTGAGATAAGAACGAATGTGGGTGGAAACGGTGTGCTCGGATTTTTAGATGGCGGCCAGCCGGGTAGAACGATTGCGTTTCGCGCTGACTTTGATGCGCTTCCTATTCAGGATGAAAAGGATGCGCCCTATAAATCCGCGGTTCCTGGTGTTATGCATGCTTGCGGACATGATGGTCATACGGCTGCGCTGCTTGGAGTGGCACGTGTATTAAGCAATAACCGGAAGGCACTGAAGGGCAAGCTTGTGTTTATTTTTCAACATGCTGAAGAAAAGCCACCCGGCGGAGCCAAGTTTATGATTGAGGATGGCTGTCTGGATGGAGTGGAGGCGGTATACGGTATTCACCTCGCTTCTGAAATTCCACTTGGTAAAATTGGATTAAAGAGCGGGCCTGCCATGGCGGCTGTCGATGCATTTACGATTCAGATCAATGGCAAAGGCGGGCATGGCGCGCGACCGCATCAGACGGTAGACTCTATTGTCATCGGTAGCCAAATTGTGAATGGACTACAGCAGGTGGTCAGCCGCAGGGTGGACCCTATTGAATCAGCGGTACTAACCATTGGTGTTTTCCAGGCGGGAACCGCCTTCAATGTCATTGCGGATAAGGCTAAAATTGAAGGGACGGTGCGTACGTTTAATAAAGAAGTGCGCAAGGAAGTCGAGAATGAAATTCGCAGTATCGTCAAGGGGTTGACTGAGGCTTATCATGCAGGATATGAAATTGACTATCTGAATGGCTATCCTTCTCTGGTGAATGCTGAAGCCGAAACCGAACGTGTACGCGAGCTTGTCTGCAGGCTGTATGGAGCAGACGCGTTTCTGGATTTGAAGCCGGTCATGGGAGCAGAGGATTTTGCTTATTATTTGGAGCAACGGCCCGGAGCCTTCATTCATGTGGGGGCGCGTAATGAGGATGAACGAACACATTATGCTCACCACCATCCTCATTTTGATTTTGATGAGCGTGCATTGCTTGTGTCAGGCCACATATTTTTGGCGCTGGCGCTTCAATATTTGCAATAA
- a CDS encoding ABC transporter permease: MRETMAAKTVWKERKQRVARKTGRLRFGGVSDGFVYAAGLIIVFVIACAAFPQWVASYEPTEMLSDQILQSPSAAHWFGTDYFGRDVFSLVVHGSRDSLFIGFMSVLVGGLAGGIIGALSGYIGGIVDTVLMRLIDILMTIPGILLALAIAAALGPSLFNIVLAVAISAIPGYARVMRGQIMSIKGRSYVTASRSIGVKPFGIFWRHVLPNSLSPLLVMATLGIGSAILAGSGLSFLGLGTVKEIPDWGTVLSQGRGYLTVAWWICTFPGLAITLFVLSVNILGDRLRDELDPKKNAN; this comes from the coding sequence TTGAGAGAAACAATGGCGGCCAAAACAGTCTGGAAGGAAAGAAAGCAGCGGGTAGCTCGGAAAACCGGAAGATTGCGGTTTGGGGGAGTGTCGGATGGGTTTGTATATGCGGCAGGATTGATTATCGTGTTCGTGATCGCCTGTGCAGCGTTTCCGCAATGGGTTGCTTCCTATGAGCCAACAGAAATGTTAAGCGACCAGATTTTACAGAGTCCAAGCGCTGCTCACTGGTTCGGAACCGACTATTTTGGACGGGATGTATTCAGTTTGGTTGTTCATGGAAGTAGGGATTCCCTGTTTATCGGCTTTATGTCGGTGCTCGTCGGTGGTCTGGCTGGTGGAATTATAGGAGCACTGTCAGGCTACATCGGTGGCATCGTGGACACAGTGCTGATGCGATTAATTGATATTTTGATGACCATTCCCGGTATTCTGCTGGCTTTGGCGATTGCGGCAGCTCTAGGACCGAGCTTGTTTAATATCGTACTGGCAGTAGCCATATCTGCTATTCCGGGTTATGCAAGGGTGATGCGGGGACAGATTATGAGCATAAAAGGACGTTCTTACGTTACAGCTTCACGCTCCATCGGAGTTAAACCTTTTGGTATCTTTTGGAGACATGTGCTTCCTAATTCCCTGTCCCCTCTGCTCGTAATGGCGACGCTTGGAATCGGTAGTGCTATTTTGGCCGGATCGGGATTAAGCTTTCTGGGGCTTGGCACGGTAAAGGAAATTCCGGATTGGGGAACGGTATTGTCTCAGGGACGCGGGTATTTGACAGTGGCTTGGTGGATATGCACCTTTCCGGGTCTAGCCATTACGTTGTTCGTGCTGTCGGTCAATATTTTGGGCGACAGGCTCAGAGATGAGCTGGACCCGAAAAAGAACGCAAACTAG
- a CDS encoding SDR family oxidoreductase — MDLGLTGKAAFVAGSSKGLGKASARELAREGANVVISGRDEAELQHTQAELQETASGRVEYVVCDVTKPEQISEAIRRTADLFGTVDILVNNAGGPPAGTFDDFTDEVWLQAFEQNLLSHIRLIREALPYMKKQQSGRILNIASSSVKQPIPGLIISNTLRTGVAGLAKTLSLELAPYNILVHTVAPGRIATDRVRSLDEHRAEKTGQTLDQVRKQAEEGIPLGRYGEPEEFGRVVAFLASEASSYLTGSTILVDGGMIKSL, encoded by the coding sequence ATGGATTTAGGATTAACGGGAAAAGCTGCCTTTGTTGCAGGCTCCAGCAAAGGACTTGGCAAGGCAAGCGCACGGGAGCTGGCACGTGAAGGTGCGAATGTCGTGATTTCGGGACGTGACGAAGCGGAGCTTCAACATACACAGGCTGAACTCCAGGAAACGGCCAGCGGGCGCGTCGAATATGTGGTTTGCGATGTAACGAAACCTGAACAAATTTCCGAAGCTATCCGTCGTACAGCAGATTTGTTCGGCACCGTCGATATTTTAGTTAACAATGCGGGCGGGCCTCCTGCGGGAACCTTTGATGATTTTACGGATGAAGTTTGGCTGCAAGCCTTTGAGCAAAATTTGCTTAGTCATATCCGGTTAATTCGTGAAGCTCTACCATATATGAAAAAACAACAAAGCGGCCGAATTTTAAATATTGCATCCTCGTCGGTTAAGCAGCCGATTCCGGGTCTTATTATCTCGAATACACTACGTACGGGTGTCGCTGGATTGGCGAAAACACTGTCTCTGGAATTAGCTCCTTACAATATCCTGGTACATACCGTAGCGCCGGGAAGAATCGCAACCGATCGTGTGCGAAGCTTGGACGAGCATCGGGCCGAGAAGACCGGGCAAACTTTAGATCAGGTTCGTAAACAAGCAGAAGAGGGGATTCCGTTGGGACGATATGGGGAGCCGGAAGAGTTCGGGAGAGTGGTTGCTTTTTTGGCATCTGAAGCCTCGTCCTATTTGACAGGCAGCACCATTCTTGTTGATGGCGGGATGATCAAATCGTTGTAA